A single genomic interval of Terriglobus albidus harbors:
- a CDS encoding glycoside hydrolase family 30 protein, with product MRLKTTLLGILALSLTVAMHAQKPTQVWLTTSDGATLLHREADLKWSKTPATGAIISVDDAKRFQTIDGFGHALTGGSAQLLMKMTPAARNTLLHELFGNGDGQIGMSYLRVSVGASDMNAYVYTYDDMPTGETDPELKHFTLAEDEKDVIPVLKEILAINPRIKILASPWTAPSWMKTNENVKGGALKKEYYPVYAQYWVKYLQGMKAHGITIDALTVQNEPENPKNTPSLVMTADEEAEFIGQHLGPALHIAGLQTRIIAFDHNCDHPNYPETVLKDAKSGPVTDGSGFHLYLGDISAMTQVHDAYPQKNIYFTEQMVVAYKTKEPMPIARPFSRVVIGALNNWSRNVLLWNLAADPQNGPHTNNGGCPMCSGSLTLDGDKVTRLVAHYTAAHASKFVPPGSVRIGSSCEGSCPAEVVLRTPKGKYVLLVSNPDAEARDLSVRFHGKTFHTSLAAGAVATYVW from the coding sequence ATGCGATTGAAAACCACGCTGCTCGGAATCCTCGCACTTTCGCTGACCGTCGCAATGCACGCCCAAAAACCCACCCAGGTCTGGCTCACCACCAGCGACGGCGCCACACTCCTGCATCGTGAAGCCGATCTGAAATGGAGCAAGACCCCCGCCACCGGCGCCATAATTTCGGTCGATGATGCAAAACGTTTCCAGACCATCGACGGCTTCGGACACGCCCTGACTGGCGGCTCCGCACAGCTCCTGATGAAGATGACTCCCGCGGCCCGCAATACCTTGCTGCATGAGCTCTTCGGCAACGGCGACGGACAGATCGGTATGTCGTATCTCCGTGTCTCTGTCGGCGCGTCGGACATGAACGCCTACGTCTACACCTACGACGACATGCCCACCGGTGAAACCGATCCCGAGCTGAAACACTTCACGCTCGCCGAGGATGAGAAGGATGTCATCCCCGTACTGAAAGAGATCCTGGCCATCAATCCCAGGATCAAGATTCTCGCCTCTCCATGGACCGCGCCGTCCTGGATGAAGACCAACGAAAACGTAAAAGGCGGAGCCCTCAAGAAAGAGTATTACCCGGTCTACGCGCAGTACTGGGTGAAGTATCTCCAGGGCATGAAGGCGCACGGCATCACCATCGACGCGCTGACGGTGCAGAACGAGCCGGAGAATCCGAAGAACACACCCAGCCTGGTAATGACCGCTGACGAAGAGGCCGAGTTCATCGGTCAGCATCTGGGGCCGGCTTTACACATCGCCGGTCTGCAAACCAGGATCATCGCCTTCGATCACAACTGCGACCATCCCAACTATCCGGAGACCGTCCTCAAGGATGCAAAATCCGGCCCCGTGACCGACGGCTCCGGCTTCCATCTGTATCTCGGCGACATTAGCGCCATGACGCAAGTACACGATGCCTATCCGCAGAAGAACATCTACTTCACCGAACAGATGGTGGTTGCTTACAAGACGAAGGAACCGATGCCGATTGCGCGTCCCTTCTCGCGCGTGGTGATTGGGGCACTGAATAACTGGAGCCGTAACGTGTTGCTCTGGAACCTCGCCGCCGATCCGCAGAATGGGCCGCACACCAACAACGGCGGCTGCCCCATGTGCTCAGGCTCGCTGACGCTGGACGGCGACAAGGTCACGCGCCTGGTGGCGCACTACACCGCCGCCCACGCCTCAAAGTTTGTGCCGCCGGGCTCAGTTCGTATCGGCTCATCGTGCGAGGGAAGCTGCCCTGCCGAAGTGGTGTTGCGCACGCCCAAGGGAAAGTATGTTCTGCTGGTCAGCAACCCGGATGCGGAGGCGCGTGACTTAAGCGTACGTTTCCATGGAAAGACCTTCCATACCTCGCTGGCCGCCGGCGCTGTCGCAACCTACGTCTGGTGA
- a CDS encoding carboxylesterase/lipase family protein: protein MLTRREFVQQAALAIGGLRYATAQTANGVVLKTPSGPLRGLQTDGVRVFRGVPFAQPPVGDLRFRAPQPVTPWKQVRNATEFAPAAWQQDKSHRRSEDCLYLNIWAPQGTGPFSVYVWIHGGGFTGGRSFDPMFDGTNFAKNGIVVITVAYRLGVFGFLDMEPLLGSSYRGSANNALRDLIASLTWVKQNVAAFGGDPDKVTIGGESAGAKLTCLLMGVPSASGLFHQMISESGGAERIWSKDRANQIADEFGAAWRAVGGGAAITKAAPGELIVAQERMIRTSPVHFPLRVEIDGDLIQQTPLATIRGGSTRGKRLLIGTNLDESASFIGTHPAKDADSQDLGNLPVEKFHPIDHAYKKLYPNLSPEMRRIRSVTAEEYWVPTMRVAEAHAGGGNETYLYRLDFPGEGHYAGLAFHSYDLRFAWNHLPPEAAANAKTLAGTMNTAWTAFLKGEALSGWPAFDNNKQTTMILDVPSHVAQRPHAEELALWNGLLTQ, encoded by the coding sequence ATGCTGACACGGAGAGAGTTTGTTCAACAGGCCGCACTGGCCATCGGCGGTCTGCGCTATGCCACCGCGCAGACCGCGAATGGGGTCGTCCTCAAGACGCCCTCAGGCCCATTGCGTGGGTTGCAGACCGACGGTGTGCGCGTCTTCCGCGGTGTTCCCTTTGCGCAGCCCCCTGTTGGCGATCTCCGTTTCCGTGCACCACAGCCGGTCACTCCGTGGAAGCAGGTACGTAACGCGACCGAGTTTGCTCCCGCCGCTTGGCAGCAGGACAAAAGTCATCGCCGGAGCGAAGACTGCCTGTATCTGAATATCTGGGCGCCGCAGGGGACTGGGCCATTCTCGGTTTATGTCTGGATTCACGGCGGCGGCTTTACCGGTGGACGCTCGTTCGATCCGATGTTCGATGGAACGAACTTTGCAAAGAACGGCATCGTCGTCATCACGGTGGCGTATCGCCTCGGCGTCTTCGGCTTCCTCGATATGGAGCCGCTTTTAGGCAGCAGCTATCGCGGCTCGGCGAATAATGCGCTGCGCGACCTGATCGCGTCGCTCACCTGGGTCAAGCAGAACGTAGCCGCCTTCGGCGGAGATCCAGACAAGGTAACCATCGGCGGTGAATCGGCGGGCGCGAAGCTCACCTGCCTGCTGATGGGTGTTCCTTCTGCAAGCGGCCTCTTCCATCAGATGATCTCCGAGAGCGGCGGCGCCGAGCGCATCTGGTCGAAAGATCGCGCCAACCAGATCGCCGACGAGTTCGGCGCAGCATGGAGAGCAGTTGGCGGCGGAGCCGCGATTACCAAGGCCGCGCCCGGCGAGCTGATCGTCGCGCAGGAGCGGATGATTCGCACCTCGCCCGTGCACTTCCCGCTACGTGTAGAGATCGACGGCGACCTCATCCAGCAGACACCGCTGGCCACCATTCGAGGCGGCTCGACACGCGGGAAGCGCCTGCTGATCGGCACCAACCTCGATGAGAGCGCCTCCTTCATCGGAACGCATCCGGCAAAGGATGCTGACAGCCAGGACCTCGGCAATCTGCCGGTAGAAAAGTTCCATCCCATCGACCATGCTTACAAGAAGCTCTACCCCAATCTCTCGCCGGAGATGCGCCGCATCCGCAGCGTGACGGCAGAAGAGTATTGGGTACCCACCATGCGCGTTGCCGAAGCGCATGCCGGCGGCGGCAATGAGACGTACCTCTATCGCCTCGACTTCCCCGGCGAAGGACACTACGCAGGGCTGGCCTTCCACTCCTACGACCTGCGCTTTGCCTGGAACCACCTCCCGCCGGAAGCAGCCGCCAATGCGAAGACGTTAGCGGGCACCATGAACACGGCGTGGACTGCCTTCCTGAAGGGCGAAGCTCTGTCAGGATGGCCGGCCTTCGACAACAACAAACAGACAACGATGATCCTCGACGTGCCCAGCCACGTCGCGCAGCGTCCGCATGCCGAAGAGTTGGCCTTGTGGAATGGCCTGCTTACGCAGTGA
- the bglX gene encoding beta-glucosidase BglX, which produces MLNRLPNRLPRAVAGALLFSLAACLSGQTAKDDAAIEKKVDALLRQMTLEEKVEQMEQAAGQPMYTPKEKADALAKNGIGSFLFFTDPERINALQRIAMTESRLHIPILFGYDVIHGFRTIMPVPLAMASSWDPALVERTQSMAAREARAAGVHWTFAPMVDIARDARWGRIMEGAGEDPYLGEQMAAAQVRGFQGKYAGAPDHILVSVKHFAGYGAAEGGRDYDSTNISDEQLQNVYLRPYKAGVEAGAATVMSAYQNLNGVPATGNRWLLTDVLRHEWGFKGFVVSDWESVGSMKTHGFAKDEEDAAIRGVQAGVNMEMTGSTYRKWIPAAVKSGKIPESEIDALVRPILTIKYRMGLFENPYVDLKNFQQVTLSAEERNASRTAAEQTAVLLKNESHLLPLNSNLKHLAVIGPLADSKLDTMGSWAIHGDRRDTVTVLEALRESLPQTRIDAAVGVEIERGSATIFDEQVVPEKPTLTTDAAKAEAFAHAVELARNAEATVLVLGEAQTMSGEAASRARLNLPGEQQKLLEAVVALGKPVVLVLMTGRPLDITWAQQHVPAILNIWYPGTEGGHAAANLLLGKVNPSGHLPVTWPRESGQEPLYYYQSIPQNPDNTEHRYWDASSAPLYPFGYGLSYADIRMKGMTLDADSVNTDGTICARVTVENTSKVAGAQVVQVYTHQRAGSAARPVRELKAFQKVWLAAGETKTVELQIPVKELSYWSPVSKKVVLEPGEFDLWAGFDATAAEHKSFHVTAGK; this is translated from the coding sequence ATGCTGAACCGTCTTCCCAATCGCCTTCCCCGCGCCGTCGCCGGTGCTCTTCTGTTTTCCCTTGCTGCCTGCCTCTCTGGACAGACCGCGAAGGACGACGCGGCGATCGAGAAGAAGGTCGACGCGTTGCTAAGGCAAATGACGCTGGAAGAAAAGGTTGAGCAGATGGAGCAGGCCGCCGGCCAGCCCATGTACACACCCAAAGAGAAGGCCGATGCCCTGGCAAAGAACGGCATCGGCAGCTTTCTCTTCTTCACCGATCCCGAGCGCATCAACGCTCTACAGCGCATCGCGATGACCGAGTCGCGGCTGCATATCCCCATCCTCTTCGGCTACGACGTCATCCACGGCTTCCGCACCATCATGCCGGTGCCGCTGGCGATGGCCTCGTCATGGGATCCCGCTCTGGTCGAGCGCACGCAATCGATGGCCGCACGTGAGGCGCGCGCCGCCGGTGTGCATTGGACCTTCGCTCCCATGGTCGATATCGCCCGTGACGCACGTTGGGGACGCATCATGGAAGGCGCAGGCGAAGATCCCTATCTCGGCGAGCAGATGGCGGCAGCGCAGGTGCGCGGCTTCCAGGGCAAGTATGCCGGCGCTCCCGATCACATCCTCGTCTCGGTAAAGCACTTCGCAGGCTACGGCGCGGCAGAAGGCGGTCGTGACTACGACAGCACCAACATCTCCGACGAGCAGTTGCAGAACGTCTACCTGCGTCCCTACAAGGCAGGCGTCGAGGCAGGCGCGGCAACCGTGATGTCTGCCTATCAGAACCTCAACGGCGTGCCGGCAACCGGCAACCGCTGGCTGCTGACCGATGTGCTGCGGCACGAGTGGGGATTCAAAGGCTTCGTCGTCAGCGACTGGGAGTCGGTCGGCAGCATGAAGACCCACGGCTTCGCGAAGGATGAAGAAGACGCCGCCATCCGCGGTGTGCAGGCTGGCGTGAACATGGAGATGACCGGCTCAACCTATCGCAAGTGGATTCCCGCGGCGGTGAAGTCGGGCAAGATTCCCGAGTCGGAGATCGATGCGCTGGTGCGTCCGATCCTCACGATCAAGTACCGCATGGGCCTCTTCGAGAACCCATATGTCGACCTCAAGAACTTCCAGCAGGTGACGCTCTCCGCCGAAGAGCGCAACGCATCGCGCACCGCAGCCGAACAGACCGCTGTGCTGCTCAAGAACGAAAGCCATCTGTTGCCGCTCAACAGCAATCTGAAGCACCTGGCTGTGATCGGCCCGCTTGCCGACAGCAAGCTCGACACCATGGGCTCATGGGCCATCCACGGTGACCGCCGCGATACGGTGACCGTACTCGAAGCTCTGCGCGAGTCTCTGCCGCAGACCAGGATCGACGCAGCAGTTGGTGTCGAGATCGAGCGCGGCTCCGCCACCATCTTCGACGAGCAGGTCGTTCCCGAGAAGCCGACGCTGACGACCGACGCTGCTAAAGCCGAGGCCTTCGCGCACGCAGTCGAGCTCGCGCGCAACGCCGAGGCCACCGTGCTGGTGTTGGGCGAAGCGCAGACCATGAGCGGCGAGGCCGCATCGCGTGCCCGCCTGAATCTTCCCGGCGAGCAACAGAAATTACTGGAAGCAGTCGTGGCGCTGGGCAAGCCTGTGGTGCTGGTGCTGATGACCGGCCGTCCGCTCGACATCACCTGGGCGCAGCAGCACGTGCCCGCAATCCTGAACATCTGGTATCCCGGCACCGAAGGCGGCCACGCAGCGGCAAACCTGTTGCTCGGCAAGGTCAACCCCAGCGGACACCTGCCGGTCACCTGGCCACGAGAGTCCGGGCAGGAACCGCTGTACTACTACCAATCCATTCCACAGAATCCTGACAACACAGAGCATCGCTACTGGGACGCCTCCAGCGCTCCGCTCTATCCCTTCGGCTATGGGCTCAGCTACGCTGATATCCGCATGAAGGGCATGACGCTCGACGCCGACTCGGTCAACACCGACGGGACCATCTGCGCCCGCGTCACGGTAGAGAACACCTCGAAGGTGGCGGGTGCACAGGTCGTGCAGGTCTATACGCATCAGCGGGCCGGCAGCGCCGCACGTCCGGTGCGTGAGCTCAAGGCCTTCCAGAAGGTATGGCTAGCCGCGGGCGAAACCAAAACCGTCGAGCTACAGATCCCAGTCAAAGAGCTCTCCTACTGGAGCCCGGTTTCGAAGAAGGTCGTACTCGAACCCGGTGAGTTCGATCTCTGGGCAGGCTTCGACGCCACCGCGGCAGAGCACAAGAGCTTCCACGTAACAGCAGGTAAGTAA
- a CDS encoding coagulation factor 5/8 type domain-containing protein, which yields MKMRVIAGAVLGFVSAVAVAQQKSPDFGPNVKLFNPSMSHDEMQQAIDKVYTEQQHAEFGSSRYAFLLMPGKYNLDIPVGFYTQVLGLGASPDDVRVTGDVHADAASKNNNATTTFWRGVEGFSVVPTSGTMQWAVSQAIAARRMHVLGNMVLHQKRGWASGGWLSDSSVDGTVDSGTQQQWISRNTEWQQWTGANWNMVFVGAEHAPEGEWPKPPFTKVATVPVVREKPFLQVDAKGNFSVRVPIIRENSSGITWKKGATAGRSVPLSHFYIARPDRDTDVTINAALDKGKDLLLLPGNYDLNAPIKIRKANTVVLGLGFATLRQVHGTEAMTVADVDGVTVSGLLFDAGTVVSPSLLHVGTQGSKLRHKTNPISLHDVFFRVGGAGEGRTDANLVIDSNDTIVDHTWIWRADHGHNVGWDKNQSNYGLVVHGNDVTIYGLFVEHHQKYQVLWAGERGRTYFYQSEIPYDPPTQPQWTDEKGAKGWASYKVADNVREHEAWGLGIYSVFRFPDVVMDRAIEVPDTPGVKFHHMITVALLDKGAILNVINQTGGSTRTSSAGQPPRIEPKITDYPAP from the coding sequence ATGAAGATGCGAGTCATTGCAGGTGCAGTACTGGGTTTTGTCTCTGCCGTAGCAGTAGCGCAGCAAAAGTCCCCCGACTTTGGTCCGAATGTAAAACTATTCAATCCGTCGATGAGCCACGACGAGATGCAGCAGGCCATCGACAAGGTCTACACCGAACAACAACACGCCGAGTTCGGCAGCTCGCGCTATGCCTTCCTGCTCATGCCGGGCAAGTACAACCTCGACATTCCTGTCGGCTTCTACACCCAGGTTCTTGGCCTGGGTGCGAGTCCTGACGACGTCCGCGTAACCGGCGACGTGCACGCTGACGCAGCCTCCAAAAACAACAACGCCACCACCACCTTCTGGCGCGGTGTCGAGGGCTTCTCGGTTGTGCCGACGAGCGGCACGATGCAGTGGGCGGTCTCGCAGGCCATTGCAGCGCGGCGCATGCATGTGCTGGGTAACATGGTGCTGCATCAGAAGCGCGGCTGGGCCAGCGGCGGCTGGCTCTCAGACTCATCGGTCGACGGCACCGTCGACTCCGGCACACAGCAGCAATGGATCTCGCGTAACACCGAGTGGCAGCAGTGGACCGGCGCAAACTGGAACATGGTCTTCGTTGGCGCCGAACACGCACCTGAAGGCGAGTGGCCCAAGCCTCCCTTCACCAAGGTCGCGACCGTGCCTGTCGTCCGCGAGAAGCCCTTCCTGCAGGTCGATGCCAAGGGCAACTTCAGCGTGCGCGTCCCAATCATCCGCGAGAACTCCTCGGGCATTACCTGGAAGAAGGGTGCTACTGCCGGAAGGTCTGTTCCTCTCTCCCACTTCTACATCGCCCGTCCCGACCGCGATACCGACGTCACCATCAACGCCGCGCTCGACAAGGGCAAAGACCTGCTGCTGCTCCCCGGCAACTACGACCTGAACGCACCCATCAAGATCCGCAAGGCCAATACCGTAGTGCTAGGTCTCGGCTTCGCCACGCTGCGCCAGGTGCATGGGACTGAGGCAATGACGGTGGCCGACGTAGACGGCGTCACCGTCTCCGGCCTGTTGTTCGATGCGGGCACGGTCGTCTCTCCCTCGCTGCTGCATGTTGGTACTCAAGGCAGCAAGCTTCGCCACAAGACCAATCCGATCTCGCTGCACGATGTCTTCTTCCGCGTGGGCGGAGCAGGCGAAGGCCGCACCGACGCGAACCTTGTGATCGACAGCAACGACACCATCGTCGACCACACCTGGATCTGGCGCGCCGACCACGGCCACAACGTCGGCTGGGACAAGAACCAGAGCAACTACGGCCTGGTCGTGCACGGCAACGACGTCACCATCTACGGCCTCTTCGTCGAGCACCACCAGAAGTATCAGGTGCTGTGGGCAGGCGAGCGCGGCCGCACCTACTTCTATCAATCCGAAATTCCCTACGACCCGCCGACACAGCCGCAGTGGACGGATGAAAAAGGCGCCAAAGGCTGGGCCTCGTACAAGGTGGCCGACAACGTCCGCGAACACGAAGCCTGGGGCCTGGGCATCTACAGCGTCTTCCGCTTTCCCGATGTCGTGATGGACCGCGCCATCGAGGTTCCCGACACCCCCGGCGTAAAGTTCCACCACATGATCACGGTAGCGCTGCTGGACAAAGGCGCAATCCTGAACGTCATCAACCAAACCGGCGGCAGCACCAGAACCAGCTCCGCAGGCCAACCACCCCGCATCGAACCCAAAATCACGGACTACCCCGCACCGTAA
- a CDS encoding MFS transporter: MTLRNKLWTYLGFWATGVSLIMPGAMLPAITHAWHLTDRGAGAMLFCVYFGAAVGALLVRGALQRLIATYSLLLCVAAALWASTTTWPQLPALVWGIGLGTVMTSTSILFKQQQASAAALVRLNFVWAVGALLAPAVVTQALRTGSPRAVLLGFAIFWAIYAAGTWLTIGSSASQLTAPRLDANASMLQGLRGVPTALIIATILAPGIEAACSGWLSTYADRYAMRLAITIAAPSCFWAGLLLSRAMAFLPGADRYLETRWRRLPLLVLAGTGGLLLPLQSAWMLTCAFCTGFGLGPLYPALLSKVLDRRQNNTIFFLAGVASSALPWLTGQVSAFSHSLRWGMAVPVLGAGMLFTLTRLPLLDWGE; the protein is encoded by the coding sequence GTGACACTCCGCAACAAACTGTGGACCTATCTCGGCTTCTGGGCAACCGGCGTAAGCCTCATCATGCCCGGCGCCATGCTGCCCGCCATCACGCACGCCTGGCATCTCACCGACCGCGGAGCAGGAGCCATGCTCTTCTGCGTCTACTTCGGCGCGGCGGTGGGAGCATTGTTGGTCCGCGGCGCCCTGCAACGCCTCATCGCCACCTACTCCCTGCTGCTATGCGTGGCGGCAGCACTATGGGCATCGACCACAACCTGGCCACAACTCCCTGCATTGGTCTGGGGCATAGGCCTCGGCACGGTCATGACCTCAACCAGCATCCTCTTCAAGCAACAACAAGCCTCCGCGGCAGCGCTGGTTCGCTTGAACTTCGTATGGGCCGTAGGAGCACTCCTGGCCCCCGCGGTAGTAACCCAGGCACTCCGCACCGGCAGTCCCCGCGCAGTGCTGCTTGGCTTCGCCATCTTCTGGGCCATCTATGCGGCGGGAACCTGGCTGACAATCGGCAGCAGCGCATCCCAACTCACCGCACCACGTCTCGACGCCAACGCGTCCATGCTGCAAGGCCTGCGCGGAGTCCCCACGGCACTGATCATCGCCACCATCCTCGCCCCCGGCATCGAAGCCGCCTGCTCAGGCTGGCTCTCCACTTACGCCGACCGCTACGCCATGCGCCTGGCCATCACGATCGCCGCGCCCTCCTGCTTCTGGGCAGGACTACTACTAAGCCGCGCCATGGCCTTCCTCCCCGGCGCAGACCGCTACCTGGAAACCCGCTGGCGCCGGCTACCGCTCCTGGTCCTCGCCGGCACTGGAGGTTTACTGCTACCTCTGCAAAGCGCCTGGATGCTGACCTGCGCCTTCTGCACCGGCTTCGGCCTCGGCCCACTCTACCCAGCCCTACTCTCAAAGGTCCTGGACCGCCGCCAGAACAACACCATCTTCTTCCTGGCAGGAGTAGCCTCCTCCGCCCTGCCATGGCTGACAGGCCAGGTCTCAGCCTTCAGCCATTCACTGCGTTGGGGGATGGCGGTGCCGGTGCTGGGAGCGGGGATGTTGTTCACATTGACAAGGTTGCCGCTACTTGACTGGGGCGAGTGA
- a CDS encoding beta family protein: MSSKKAASKSRKTVTQAVKQTKKSLRAERAQIAVPHPNHEFGYKHHIFIAKLKRGEVWALNQLNLPAKGQITPLFEMWPPNPGTAIKPAKPLTQHVSDLLGILAIEWANLPCYIDTQYLQAGGAPSPGNAQTVFATARNLNVNAVPVTSPYHSPQFQQVIRDTIKTDGRGVMLRLPVAFFDLPNPAGYLDGLTTFLEISRNEVDILIDLAFRPNVIEVQSLGGSCLNKLPHIGNWRTVTLAAGCFPESISDEPVGTWLPFNRSDWNGWLAIYGQRRSAKLRLPSYGDYGVRCGGKPNFIPNSPAPNIRYSAPQTTWVRKGPRTAGSMGAICADLVAQPHFSGTQFSQGDADIAAKAAMTNLTNGSAEQWIQWCTNHHLEMTASQIQNLP; encoded by the coding sequence ATGTCGAGCAAGAAAGCCGCCTCGAAGTCCAGAAAAACTGTCACGCAAGCCGTTAAGCAAACAAAAAAATCCCTTCGTGCCGAACGTGCTCAAATTGCAGTACCTCACCCCAATCACGAATTCGGCTATAAGCATCACATCTTTATCGCAAAGCTGAAGAGGGGCGAAGTGTGGGCCTTAAATCAGCTAAATTTGCCAGCTAAAGGCCAAATCACACCCCTTTTCGAGATGTGGCCTCCTAATCCAGGGACTGCAATTAAACCCGCCAAACCTCTTACACAACATGTCAGCGATCTACTTGGGATCCTTGCAATAGAATGGGCCAACCTTCCCTGCTATATCGACACCCAGTATCTTCAGGCAGGGGGCGCACCATCTCCAGGCAATGCACAAACGGTATTCGCAACCGCAAGAAACCTAAATGTAAATGCAGTGCCGGTAACATCCCCTTACCACTCCCCGCAGTTTCAACAAGTGATCCGCGACACCATCAAAACCGATGGAAGAGGAGTGATGCTCCGTCTCCCGGTTGCATTTTTCGATCTACCAAATCCTGCAGGCTACCTCGATGGCTTGACTACATTTCTTGAAATTTCTCGAAACGAAGTCGATATCCTGATCGATTTAGCATTCCGGCCAAATGTCATTGAAGTACAGAGTCTGGGAGGATCTTGCTTAAACAAGCTACCGCATATAGGCAATTGGCGGACCGTAACCTTGGCAGCAGGATGCTTTCCTGAATCCATTAGCGATGAACCCGTCGGCACATGGCTTCCATTTAATAGATCAGACTGGAATGGCTGGTTAGCCATATATGGACAACGGCGTAGTGCGAAACTGCGGCTTCCATCGTACGGAGATTATGGCGTGCGCTGCGGCGGAAAACCAAACTTTATACCGAATTCACCTGCGCCAAACATCCGCTACTCTGCACCTCAGACAACATGGGTTCGCAAGGGTCCAAGAACAGCAGGTTCGATGGGTGCAATTTGCGCCGATCTTGTGGCACAGCCACATTTTAGTGGCACGCAATTCAGTCAGGGGGATGCTGATATTGCGGCGAAAGCAGCCATGACAAATCTAACAAATGGTTCTGCCGAGCAATGGATTCAGTGGTGTACAAATCATCATCTAGAGATGACCGCTTCGCAAATCCAGAACCTCCCCTAG
- a CDS encoding oxidative damage protection protein, whose translation MANTVFCAKYKQEMEGLDEPPFDSELGQKVYKTVSKKAWNEWLERQKMLLNEYRLQPWTPQAQEFLVEQMNDFFYGSGGELPKEYVAPEH comes from the coding sequence ATGGCAAACACAGTTTTTTGCGCGAAGTACAAGCAGGAGATGGAGGGTCTTGACGAGCCTCCGTTCGATTCTGAACTGGGGCAGAAGGTCTACAAGACTGTCTCCAAGAAGGCCTGGAATGAGTGGCTTGAACGCCAGAAGATGCTGCTGAACGAGTATCGGCTGCAGCCCTGGACGCCGCAGGCACAGGAGTTCCTGGTAGAGCAGATGAACGACTTCTTCTACGGCTCCGGCGGCGAGCTGCCTAAGGAATACGTCGCTCCGGAGCACTAG
- a CDS encoding DUF3565 domain-containing protein has translation MRHDPPWQMREWVVTPEGRAEWIGKSFECLKCGEVTAK, from the coding sequence GTGCGGCACGATCCGCCCTGGCAAATGCGGGAGTGGGTGGTGACGCCGGAAGGCCGAGCGGAGTGGATCGGAAAGTCTTTCGAGTGCCTCAAGTGTGGGGAAGTAACCGCTAAGTGA